In Colletotrichum lupini chromosome 6, complete sequence, a single window of DNA contains:
- a CDS encoding carboxypeptidase S1 — translation MRATLVCAVAFFSSLTSAQFVAQPTDLKTVKGAGGVNVRFKEVPNGICETNPNVKSFAGYVDVSPTQHMYFYMFEARQNAAAAPLTVRLDGGPGASSMNGLFTEIGPCSIDAKGKVVDNPNSWSTVSNLLFVDQPATVGFSFTNLVNGTVNPKTAEIVPQQCTSADPMCGTYSSMDVSLTPNSTADAAKVFYQVMQGIMGAFPQYAANGVHINGQSYGGHYVPVFADFITQQNKAKAPGTVQVPLKSISIEDGFMDTRVQFGAYFNYSVSPGNPYDVKPFNDTQQKQLFTNMFGQGGCQDRQNACNAQPTDKLCAEADAFCVKNVEDFWDVNAGRAENDIRLLLPEPYPSATFVSYLNRADVQAAIGASNNFTQASVQTAIAFGSTGDDSRTGALVTQSLKNLVQQGITVSLFTGDADYDSNMIGAQIVAAQLGTANWASAGFVNMSANTDGQVPGEVKQADNFSFTRLFFAGHLSAFNQPEAALRIQERTIKGVDIASGTTPMVFGKNLITQGPPESTFREGSATVQTKVVPKGAVYDPHTHLPVLPAQAAAVDGGAEFSVKADQDPDMEPHPLAGMTAKNIRKMLRENGPPQLRI, via the coding sequence ATGCGGGCTACTCTCGTTTGCGCCGTTGCCTTCTTTTCATCTCTGACTTCTGCGCAGTTCGTTGCGCAGCCTACGGATCTCAAGACGGTCAAGGGGGCCGGAGGCGTTAATGTCCGATTTAAAGAGGTGCCGAACGGCATCTGCGAGACGAACCCCAACGTGAAGAGCTTCGCCGGCTACGTGGACGTCAGCCCAACGCAGCACATGTACTTTTACATGTTTGAAGCACGACAGAATGCCGCCGCAGCTCCCTTGACCGTCAGACTCGACGGCGGGCCGGGAGCGTCCTCCATGAACGGCCTCTTCACCGAGATTGGCCCTTGCTCCATCGACGCCAAGGGCAAAGTGGTGGACAACCCGAACTCGTGGTCGACGGTGAGCAACCTGCTCTTCGTCGACCAGCCCGCGACCGTCGGCTTCTCCTTCACCAACCTGGTCAACGGCACCGTCAACCCAAAGACGGCGGAGATCGTGCCCCAGCAGTGCACATCCGCGGACCCCATGTGCGGGACCTACTCCTCCATGGACGTCTCCCTGACGCCCAACTCGACGGCCGACGCTGCGAAAGTCTTTTACCAGGTGATGCAGGGGATCATGGGCGCCTTCCCGCAGTACGCGGCCAACGGCGTACACATCAACGGTCAGTCGTACGGCGGCCATTACGTGCCGGTCTTCGCCGACTTCATCACCCAGCAGAACAAGGCGAAAGCCCCCGGCACCGTCCAGGTGCCCCTCAAGTCCATCTCCATCGAGGACGGCTTCATGGACACCCGCGTGCAGTTCGGCGCCTATTTCAACTACTCCGTGTCCCCGGGTAACCCCTACGACGTGAAACCCTTCAACGACACCCAGCAGAAGCAGCTCTTCACCAACATGTTTGGCCAGGGCGGCTGCCAGGACCGTCAAAACGCCTGCAACGCCCAGCCGACCGACAAGCTCTGCGCCGAGGCCGACGCCTTTTGCGTCAAGAACGTGGAAGACTTTTGGGACGTCAACGCCGGCCGCGCCGAGAACGACATCCGCCTCCTCCTTCCGGAACCCTACCCCTCGGCCACGTTCGTGAGCTACCTCAACAGGGCCGACGTGCAAGCCGCCATTGGGGCGTCCAACAACTTCACGCAGGCGTCGGTGCAGACCGCCATCGCCTTCGGGTCCACGGGCGACGACAGCCGTACGGGGGCGCTGGTCACGCAGTCGCTCAAGAACCTCGTCCAGCAGGGCATCACCGTTTCCCTCTTCACCGGCGACGCCGACTACGACAGCAACATGATTGGTGCACAGATCGTCGCGGCGCAGCTGGGCACGGCGAACTGGGCGAGCGCCGGGTTCGTCAACATGTCTGCCAACACGGACGGGCAGGTACCCGGGGAGGTGAAGCAGGCCGACAACTTCTCCTTCACGCGGCTCTTCTTCGCGGGTCACCTCTCTGCCTTTAACCAGCCCGAGGCGGCGCTGAGGATCCAGGAGCGGACGATCAAGGGGGTGGACATCGCGTCCGGGACGACGCCGATGGTGTTTGGGAAGAACTTGATCACGCAGGGCCCGCCGGAGAGTACCTTCAGAGAAGGGTCCGCGACGGTGCAGACAAAGGTTGTTCCCAAGGGCGCCGTGTATGATCCGCATACGCATCTGCCCGTTTTGCCTGcacaggcggcggcggtggatgGTGGTGCTGAGTTTAGTGTCAAGGCCGACCAAGATCCGGATATGGAGCCTCATCCGCTGGCTGGTATGACGGCGAAGAATATCAGAAAGATGTTGAGAGAAAATGGGCCGCCACAGCTAAGAATTTAG
- a CDS encoding riboflavin synthase: MFTGIVEEIGVVSELNPNDETGGTSLTITLPESSTLLSDCHLGDSIAINGVCLTVTSFEASGPPSFKVGVAPETLRITNLGSLVKDSRANLERAVRADTRMGGHFVQGHVDTTATILAVTPDGNALTFRFAPRDKAVLRYIIYKGYVALDGTSLTVTQVNDEEGWWEVMLISYTQEKVVVASKKPGDTVNIEVDMMAKYAEKSLAGYLGGAGSAPLERMVERIVAQGLGGRS; encoded by the exons ATGTTCACCGGCATCGTCGAAGAAATCGGAG TCGTCTCCGAGCTCAACCCCAACGACGAGACAGGAGGCACCTCCCTCACAATCACTCTGCCAGAGTCCTCCACCCTCCTCTCAGACTGCCACCTCGGCGACTCAATCGCCATCAACGGCGTCTGCCTCACCGTCACATCCTTCGAAGCCTCCGGCCCCCCCTCCTTCAAGGTCGGCGTCGCCCCCGAGACCCTGCGCATCACCAACCTCGGGTCCCTGGTCAAGGACTCGCGCGCCAACCTCGAGCGCGCCGTCCGCGCCGACACCCGCATGGGCGGCCACTTCGTCCAGGGCCACGTCGACACCACGGCCACCATCCTGGCCGTCACCCCTGACGGCAACGCCCTCACCTTCCGCTTCGCGCCGCGGGACAAGGCCGTCCTGCGCTACATCATCTACAAGGGCTACGTCGCGCTCGACGGCACGAGCCTGACCGTGACGCAGGTCAATGACGAGGAGGGCTGGTGGGAGGTCATGCTGATCAGCTACACGCAGGAAAAGGTCGTTGTCGCGAGCAAGAAGCCCGGTGACACTGTCAACATTGAGGTGGACATGATGGCAAAGTATGCTGAGAAGAGCCTCGCGGGGTACCTCGGCGGTGCCGGCAGTGCTCCGTTGGAGAGAATGGTTGAGCGGATCGTAGCTCAGGGACTTGGTGGCAGGTCTTGA
- a CDS encoding crossover junction endonuclease MUS81, with amino-acid sequence MAGEHEQYANPLLLDWVKEWLDTARERNMKSTSTYRNAYESLKACPITFQHPRQLTQLKGFGDKLSSRLTDKLKEHCQSNGLPMPKNPRLSKEDRTSLGGAADDDEHPPPKKARKVKPYVPTYRSGAYALLLSLSTLDKGVQSGITKASLIDLAQEHCDASFSAPSDPGKYYTAWNSMKTLIEKDLVCEKGRPQRRYSLTDEGWEVAERIKKTAEASGAAGHATAGPSTHAGPASGVDLTSIPLDREASPSVEPAERPRTTSEYEGVVANGPVVSDEASLPNFVPIRLAPGSFTVHLALDIREVRAVKDRDYMQDELTKKGVKPIMRALDVGDAQWIAKCHDPNALSRFGAEGDEVVLDWIVERKRLDDLVSSIKDGRFHEQKFRLRKSGVKHVVYIVEEIALDSAYFSKIEEMVRSATASTQVVNGYFLKKTQKMDDTIRYLARMTFMLKKMYECKPLLVIPTPALTAQNYLPLLEHLRKKEPTTNYYITYAAFASLASKSDMMTLRDVYLKMLMTTRGITGEKALEIQKRWKTPHDFIKAFQECGSGEQGLKRKREMVISGLPNLVGRKKIAKAVSQRLAEVWGDA; translated from the coding sequence ATGGCTGGCGAACACGAGCAATACGCCAATCCCCTGCTCCTCGATTGGGTCAAGGAGTGGCTGGATACTGCGAGAGAACGGAACATGAAGAGCACCTCCACCTATCGAAATGCCTATGAGTCTCTCAAGGCATGCCCCATCACCTTTCAGCATCCACGTCAGCTCACCCAGCTCAAGGGCTTCGGAGACAAGCTCTCTTCACGTCTGACTGATAAGCTAAAGGAGCATTGCCAGTCAAACGGTCTGCCCATGCCTAAGAATCCACGGCTGTCCAAGGAAGACCGCACATCCCTCGGCGGCGCTGCTGATGATGACGAGCACCCTCCACCCAAGAAAGCACGCAAGGTAAAGCCTTACGTTCCAACATATCGCTCAGGCGCCTACGCTCTCTTGCTATCACTCTCCACACTGGATAAGGGTGTACAATCTGGGATAACCAAAGCCAGCCTCATAGACTTGGCTCAGGAACACTGCGACGCATCCTTCTCTGCACCCAGTGACCCTGGCAAGTACTACACGGCATGGAACTCGATGAAGACGCTCATCGAAAAGGATCTTGTTTGCGAGAAAGGCCGCCCACAGAGGCGGTACTCTCTTACCGATGAGGGATGGGAAGTTGCTGAACGCATCAAAAAGACCGCAGAAGCGAGCGGCGCAGCCGGCCATGCTACCGCAGGCCCTAGTACGCATGCCGGACCTGCCAGTGGGGTTGATCTGACCTCCATACCGTTGGATAGAGAAGCTTCGCCATCTGTCGAGCCAGCGGAGCGGCCGAGAACGACATCAGAATACGAAGGCGTTGTCGCGAATGGACCAGTGGTCTCGGATGAGGCATCGTTACCAAACTTCGTCCCGATTCGGCTGGCACCCGGTTCATTTACCGTTCATCTCGCCCTTGACATCCGCGAAGTTCGAGCAGTCAAGGATCGCGACTACATGCAAGACGAGCTCACCAAAAAGGGCGTAAAACCTATAATGCGAGCTCTGGACGTCGGTGATGCACAATGGATCGCCAAATGCCACGATCCCAACGCCCTATCCCGCTTCGGCGCAGAGGGAGATGAGGTTGTGCTGGATTGGATTGTTGAGCGCAAGCGACTAGACGACCTTGTTAGCAGTATCAAGGATGGCCGTTTTCATGAGCAGAAATTCCGACTTCGCAAATCTGGAGTCAAACACGTTGTCTACATAGTCGAGGAAATTGCCTTGGACTCGGCGTATTTTTCCAAGATTGAGGAAATGGTTCGATCCGCCACTGCGTCTACACAAGTAGTTAATGGCTACTTTTTGAAGAAGACTCAGAAGATGGACGACACGATCCGGTACCTTGCGCGGATGACATTCATGCTCAAGAAGATGTACGAATGCAAGCCTCTTCTGGTCATTCCGACACCGGCCTTGACAGCACAGAACTACTTGCCGTTGCTAGAACACCTTCGGAAGAAAGAGCCTACGACGAATTACTACATTACATACGCGGCCTTTGCGTCGTTGGCGTCCAAGTCGGACATGATGACCTTACGAGATGTTTACCTTAAAATGCTCATGACGACTAGGGGCATTACGGGAGAGAAGGCTTTGGAGATTCAGAAGCGGTGGAAGACACCACATGATTTCATCAAGGCGTTTCAGGAGTGCGGCTCAGGCGAGCAAGGGCTAAAGAGGAAACGGGAGATGGTTATCAGCGGTCTGCCCAATCTTGTAGGGCGCAAGAAGATTGCCAAGGCCGTCAGTCAGCGGCTAGCCGAGGTCTGGGGCGATGCTTGA
- a CDS encoding phosphoglucomutase/phosphomannomutase domain-containing protein, producing MSDEKIIAASQKHPIVPNHTFKYGTAGFRMKADLLDGVTFRVGLLSGLRSRKLNGQAIGVMITASHNPAADNGVKIVDPMGDMLEQEWESYATKLVNSSSDQELVDNYKALASQLRINLSDPARVVYGRDTRPSGHKLVAALADSFEATGVEYTDYKILTTPQLHYLTRCVNTEGTPQSYGKVSETGYYEKFADAFVKALKGRKVDGQLTIDCSNGVGGPKLTEFLKHVPKDVTGFDVKVVNDDVLRPEVLNLDCGADFVKTKQRAPASPKPIPGARYCSFDGDADRLIYYYTDPDTGFFMLDGDRISTLAASFIGDLVRSAGLEKDLRIGVVQTAYANGASTNYIEKHLGLPVVCTPTGVKHLHHAALKFDIGPYFEANGHGTVIFSQDAMRAFSETKPQSPAQKDALETLAAVGNLINQTVGDALSDMLMVEVILAHKGWTLKDWASTYSDLPNRLVRVEVGNKDAFQTTDAERRLSHPAGAQDEIDQCVRKYTSARSFARASGTENACRVYAEAATRSEADELANKVAGIVKQYGGL from the exons ATGTCGGACGAAAAGATCATCGCCGCTTCGCAAAAGCACCCCATCGTGCCGAACCACACCTTCAAGTATGGCACTGCGGGGTTCCGGATGAAGGCTGATCTCCTTGACGGTGTCACTTTCCGTGTCGGTCTGCTTTCCGGCCTGCGTAGTCGCAAGCTCAATGGCCAGGCTATTGGTGTCATGATCACAGCTAGCCACAACCCCGCTGCCGATAATGGCGTCAAGATTGTTGACCCCATGGGAGACATGCTTGAGCAGGAGTGGGAGTCGTATGCTACTAAGCTTGTCAACAGCTCCTCGGACCAGGAGCTTGTCGACAATTACAAGGCCTTGGCTTCCCAGCTCCGCATCAACTTATCCGATCCTGCCCGCGTCGTTTACGGTCGAGACACCCGCCCTTCGGGCCACAAGCTTGTCGCTGCTCTGGCCGATTCCTTCGAGGCCACCGGCGTTGAGTACACCGACTACAAGATCCTCACCACTCCCCAGCTCCACTACCTCACCCGATGCGTCAACACCGAGGGCACGCCGCAGTCGTATGGCAAGGTCAGCGAGACTGGATACTACGAGAAGTTTGCCGACGCTTTTGTCAAGGCTCTCAAGGGTCGCAAGGTTGACGGCCAGTTGACCATCGACTGCTCCAATGGCGTTGGTGGTCCCAAGTTGACCGAGTTCCTGAAGCACGTCCCCAAGGACGTCACTGGCTTCGACGTCAAGGTTGTGAACGATGATGTTCTTCGCCCCGAGGTCCTCAACCTCGAC TGTGGTGCAGACTTCGTCAAGACCAAGCAGCGCGCCCCTGCTTCTCCCAAGCCCATCCCGGGCGCTCGCTACTGCTCCTTTGACGGTGACGCCGACCGCTTGATCTACTACTACACCGACCCGGACACCGGCTTCTTCATGCTCGACGGCGACCGGATATCCACCTTGGCTGCTTCCTTCATTGGCGATCTGGTTCGATCTGCCGGCCTTGAGAAGGACTTGCGCATCGGCGTCGTTCAGACTGCTTATGCCAACGGTGCTAGCACCAACTACATTGAGAAGCATCTCGGATTGCCCGTCGTTTGCACGCCCACTGGCGTTAAGCACTTGCACCATGCTGCTCTCAAATTCGACATCGGTCCCTACTTCGAGGCCAACGGTCACGGCACTGTCATCTTCAGCCAAGATGCTATGCGTGCCTTCAGCGAGACGAAGCCCCAGTCCCCCGCACAGAAGGATGCCCTCGAGACCCTTGCCGCCGTTGGCAACCTCATCAACCAGACCGTTGGTGATGCGCTGTCAGATATGTTGATGGTGGAGGTGATTCTCGCTCACAAGGGCTGGACTCTCAAGGACTGGGCCTCAACCTACTCGGATCTTCCCAATCGCTTGGTCCGTGTTGAGGTTGGTAACAAAGATGCTTTCCAGACCACGGATGCCGAGCGTCGCCTTAGCCATCCTGCGGGAGCTCAGGACGAGATTGATCAGTGTGTTAGAAAGTACACCAGCGCTCGTTCCTTCGCTCGCGCCAGCGGTACCGAGAACGCCTGCCGTGTGTACGCTGAAGCAGCCACTCGCTCCGAGGCTGATGAACTCGCCAACAAGGTCGCGGGTATTGTGAAGCAGTATGGCGGACTGTAG